Proteins from one Candidatus Marinimicrobia bacterium CG08_land_8_20_14_0_20_45_22 genomic window:
- the phoU gene encoding phosphate transport system regulatory protein PhoU, producing the protein MLFEKITELKRDIIEFGSHVENMIERSIRGLQTKNAAMLKEIMEKDEQRANEFDLQMDEECIKVIAQFQPRAKELRTILMILKMSGDFERLGDGAVNICKSALFLIERPAVKPLVDIPLMAQEANGMLKDAINSFINEDAETAKTVCMRDNIVDDLRDKVINELMNCMTKDPSTVERALQLIDISRKLERVADLSTNICEDVIFMVKGKSIKHHSEV; encoded by the coding sequence TGTTTGAAAAAATTACCGAACTCAAACGAGACATCATCGAGTTTGGCTCGCATGTTGAGAATATGATCGAACGAAGCATCAGAGGTTTGCAGACAAAAAATGCCGCGATGCTGAAAGAGATCATGGAAAAGGATGAGCAACGCGCCAACGAATTTGACCTTCAGATGGACGAGGAGTGCATCAAAGTGATTGCCCAATTTCAACCACGTGCGAAAGAATTGCGGACGATATTGATGATCCTGAAAATGAGTGGCGACTTCGAGCGACTCGGCGACGGCGCCGTCAACATTTGCAAAAGCGCGCTATTTCTGATTGAGCGTCCCGCCGTCAAACCGTTGGTCGATATTCCGCTCATGGCGCAGGAGGCGAACGGTATGCTCAAGGACGCTATCAATTCATTTATCAATGAAGATGCCGAAACGGCTAAAACAGTCTGCATGCGAGATAATATCGTTGATGATTTACGGGATAAAGTGATTAACGAATTAATGAATTGCATGACAAAAGACCCGTCAACCGTTGAACGCGCTCTGCAATTGATTGATATTTCCCGAAAACTCGAGCGTGTCGCCGATTTATCAACGAATATTTGCGAAGATGTGATTTTCATGGTAAAAGGCAAGTCGATCAAACATCATAGCGAAGTGTAG